The genomic DNA ATGCCGTGGCAGCTGACGAGGTGTTTACTACCTTAATGGGTGATAACGTTGAACCACGTCGAGAATTTATTGAAGAGAATGCCTTGAGGGTGTCTAACCTGGATGTGTAGATTGCATATTTAAGGTAAATATTATTTCGTTCCCATGCTCTGCGTGGGAATGCAGATGGTGGTATACAAGTATCGAGTGAGGTATGAGTTCCCACGGAGGACCATGGGAACTAGATACAATGCGCACCCTACCATTAAGAGAGCTCTATCACCTTATTCTCAATCCACTCCTCTGCCATTTTAACAATTTCCTTTGCTTTCATGCCGGTGGTTGGCATACAGGGTCCAATCACAACCCGGATGGTTCCCGGATGTTTGATAAAACCACGGCGTGGCCAGTATAGACCGGCGTTGTGTGCAATGGGGACAATCGGAGAGTGGGTCTTTTGTGCCAAGAGTCCAGCACCGGGGTGGTAGATGGCTTTTTTACCCGGTGCGGTGCGTGTGCCTTCCGGAAAAATCATGAGCCAACGGCCTTGTTTGAGTCGGGTTGAGCCTTGTTTAATCATGTGGTTTAGTGCCTGGCGACCAGCTTTACGATCGATTGCAACCGGTTCCATACAGGCGAGCCCCCAACCAAAGAAGGGGATTCGTAGTAGTTCCTGTTTTAACACCCAAGACAAGGGAGGCAGGAAGGCTTGAAAGGCAATGGTTTCCCAGGCAGATTGGTGTTTGGCGAGAAAGATGGCGTTTTTTTCCGGTAGGTTTTCCAGCCCTTCAACCTGATAATCCAGTTTACAGAGATATTTCAGTGCCGACAGGTTGATATGTATCCAGGCTCTGTCCATACGAATACGCACATAAAAAGGCATCAGGTAGAGGGGTATCAGAAGGATTGAAAACAGGATGGTGGATATAACAAGAACCAGCCAGTAGAGCAGGGAGCGTACAAATAACATGGATTCAAACAACCATTACTGGTTAATTAAAAAATTAGTGTAACTGGCGAGATCATCAAACACAGGATAGTGGTCAGGATTTTCCAGTTTGTTCAGGGTGCGTTTTCCTTTTCCTGTGCGCACCAGAATGGCTTGTGCATCAGCGGCTTCAGCGGCTTGTAAATCACGTAATGAATCACCAATGACAGGGGTTTGATGCAAATCAACGTGCAGGCGATTGGCAATATTATGCAGCAGTCCCGGTTTAGGTTTACGGCAATCACAGTGATCTTTTGGCCCGTGTGGACAAAAGAATATCGCCTCGATTTTACCGCCGAGCCCGGCAAGCGCACAATGCATCTTTTCATGGATTCGCATGAGGGTATCAAGGGTAAAAAGTTCTCTGGCAATACCGGATTGATTGGTGGCGATCACAACACGATAACCGGCGTGGTTTAGGCGTGCAATGGCTTCGAGGCTACCATCAATGGGTATCCATTCTGACGGGGATTTGATGAAGTCATCTGAATCCTGATTGATAACACCATCCCGATCCAGAATTATCAGTTTTTTTGCCATTAGCAATCCCTGAATTCCGATACTCGAATGCGACCATCAATCATGCGTGATTCTCGTTGCATAATTTTTTCCATCTTGTTCCAGAAGGCCTGGTTCAAATCAAAGTTGGCAGCGATGGCGGTACCCATAATTAGGATTAACAGGTCGGCACATTCCTCCGAGAGTTCATCAATGCCTTTTCCCTTTGTCACACAGGCGGCAATCTCACCGAGTTCCTCTGACATCAAGGCAATGCGGTAGGGCATATCTTCACCACCCTTTTCCTTGAACTGATGTTTGTCATGGAATGCCTGTACCGCCTCCAGCATGGAAGAGTAATTGTTTTTATGGTTTGTCTCATTCATATTTTAAGGTTCCTTAATCACTGATTGATTGTAGGACAGAGATATCAGAAACTTGTAGAAACAGGTCTGCCAGTTGATTTAATAGTGCCAGGCGATTGCCGCGTAGGGCATCATCTTTATCCATCACCATGACCTGATCAAAGAATTGGTCAACAGGGTCACGCAACTCAGCTAAGGTAGTGAGTGCACGGGTATAATCACCTTGTTCCAGCATCGGTGTGACCTGAGGATAAAGTGCCTCCAGGGCTGCGAATAATCTTTGTTCAGCGGCTTCCTTTAATAAGTCACTATTAACCTGAGCGGGTATGGCTTCATCGGTTTTGCGCAGGATATTACGAATTCTTTTGTTGGCGGCAGCCAGGGTCTCGGCCTCAGGTAATTTAATAAATTCATTACAAGCCAGGATGCGTTGATTAAAATCCAGAGGGCGTACGGGTTTAAGTTGATAGACCGATTCAAAGATATCCGGGCGTGTTCCCTTTTCTGCATACCAGGCACGTAGACGTTCCAGCATAAAATCAAAAACGCTGACCACTAATTGATCATCGTGTAAATCAGCATCCAGTTGATCGGCGGCTTGTTGTAATAATACCTGTAGATCCAGATCCAGTTCACACTCGATAATAATACGCAATACACTCAGTGCTGCACGGCGTAATGCAAACGGATCTTTATCTCCCGTGGGTGCCTGACCTAAGGAAAATATCCCGATCAAGGTATCAATACGATCTGCCAGGGCAAGGGTCTGACCAATCGCGGATACGGGTAATTCACCACCGGCATTGCGTGGCATATATTGCTCGTTCAGTGCATTAGCAACCTCGGTATTCTCACCATCTTCCAGCGCATAGTAGCGTCCCATCGTGCCTTGCAGGTCAGGGAACTCACCCACCATATCGGTTAAAAGATCACATTTTGCTAACTGTGCTGCACGTTGAGCATGTTCTGTATTGGCACCGATATGACTAGCAAT from Gammaproteobacteria bacterium includes the following:
- a CDS encoding nucleoside triphosphate pyrophosphohydrolase family protein is translated as MNETNHKNNYSSMLEAVQAFHDKHQFKEKGGEDMPYRIALMSEELGEIAACVTKGKGIDELSEECADLLILIMGTAIAANFDLNQAFWNKMEKIMQRESRMIDGRIRVSEFRDC
- a CDS encoding 1-acyl-sn-glycerol-3-phosphate acyltransferase, which gives rise to MLFVRSLLYWLVLVISTILFSILLIPLYLMPFYVRIRMDRAWIHINLSALKYLCKLDYQVEGLENLPEKNAIFLAKHQSAWETIAFQAFLPPLSWVLKQELLRIPFFGWGLACMEPVAIDRKAGRQALNHMIKQGSTRLKQGRWLMIFPEGTRTAPGKKAIYHPGAGLLAQKTHSPIVPIAHNAGLYWPRRGFIKHPGTIRVVIGPCMPTTGMKAKEIVKMAEEWIENKVIELS
- the gmhB gene encoding D-glycero-beta-D-manno-heptose 1,7-bisphosphate 7-phosphatase, which produces MAKKLIILDRDGVINQDSDDFIKSPSEWIPIDGSLEAIARLNHAGYRVVIATNQSGIARELFTLDTLMRIHEKMHCALAGLGGKIEAIFFCPHGPKDHCDCRKPKPGLLHNIANRLHVDLHQTPVIGDSLRDLQAAEAADAQAILVRTGKGKRTLNKLENPDHYPVFDDLASYTNFLINQ